In Bacteroidia bacterium, the sequence TTTTTTTGACTGATTTTATAAAAAGGATGCAACCCTTTTTGAACCCCCATCATCTACGGAGTAGCCTTTTTTTCTATCAGTTTATTTTATACCTTTTTTGCCCTGGTGAATTTAATATTTACCAGGGCTTTTTTATGCCCGCTTATTCCTGCACTACCACTGTATGAACAGAGATCTCTCCATTCCCCATTAACTTCAGATGGTAGATTCCTGCGGGAATTCCGGCAAGGCTCAGTTGCATCGTAAATGCCTCTCCCCGTGGCCGGAGCTTTTCGTGTGCCACCACCACTCTTCCAGTTATATCCACGAGTTCAATGGAGATTGCAGAATGGGAGCGGGCGGGGATATCCAGGTTCAGCATATCATCTGCCGGGTTAGGATAAATGCGGATCACAGCGGGCCTCTCCGATTCCGGTATCCCGGTTTCCACCTGCACATTCAATGATTGCTTTTCACTGGTGCAGCCATTGCTGTCGGTTTCGATGACCTCCACTTTCCCTGAAGATGTCTGGTCCCAGCGTATCCCGGCCGTATTAGTGCTCCCACCGGAAATCTGCTGGCCACCAGTTACAGTCCATGTGTAACTTGTTTTCGGGTGATTTGCAACGGTGTAAGTGGCGGTTTGCCCCGCCTGGGCTTTCGGAGGTCCTGATATTGAAGAAGTAACCGGCAGGGGATCAACGGTGATCAAAACGGAGTCAAAATCCAATCCGCATGCGTTGCCGGCTATGAGCGTATAGAGGGTAGTTTGCTCCGGGAAAGCCCGTGGGTTATAGCGATACCTGTCGTCAAGGCCTGTTGCGGGACTCCAATAATAGTTTTGGCCTCCACCGGCAAGCAACGTTACCGTATCTCCTTTGCAAATAGTTTTATCCGGTGAGGTTACGGCATCCGGAAAACTGGTCAGCGATAACATTTGCGGAGAGGTTGGGCCAATTCTTTCAGGAATGCCGGAAATTACACGGACCAGATAGGGCATTGAAGTGTTCCAGTTGATGTCTTCAGGAATCACCACTTTTACCAGCGTATCACTGTTTGCCTCCACAGTTTGGAGGGTTAGCGGATTCCTGAAATCATTTGCAAGAGTAGACAATTGAATTACGTAGATATTGTCCGCGTGCGATCCGGAGGTATCTGATATCCCGATTTCCAGAATATCGCCTGAACACAGACTACTGTCGCTGATATAGCTGATTTGAGGATAACGGGCATGATCTGCGAAATGCGCGGTGTAGCTGGCTCTTATTGGCTCCCTGCCGCTGCTGTCAGCCAATATGTTAAGAAGCAAAGCCGGAGTACCGTTTCGCAGCCAGTCGAAATTAACGGTATGTTCCACCTGCCGATCTACAAAAAGGACGACCGGGCCGAATTGGGCGAAAGCACTGTCAATCGTATGGGTCTCGGTTTTTACGAGTAATACGTTTTGAAAAAGCGCTTCAGGAGTAAGCAGGTTGCCGAAGCCAATTCCTGTAAAAACCTTCTCTACCGAACGAATTACCTGAACCGGAATACCTATGGTGGTTTCGATTTCAGCCCCGGAAAGACGTTTCACCGTATCGCCAAGCGTAAAAGAGGCCGGATAGTAAAGCTCATGGGGATTGCTTTCAATGGGCCCTGTAAAGAGGCTGTTGAGGCTGTATAAACCCACGGCATGCAAGCCCTGAGAATCAGTGCGGAAAAAGAGATGAACGCTGTCCATTTCAAGATGCACAGCTACCGTGGCATCAGGAAAATAGTTTCCATAGGGGTTGGCCGAAGGAGTAGTAAACGCCCAATTGGAATTTGCCTGATTTTTTAGTTCGGAAGCAAAATCCCAGAATTGAGGCTCCAGTATCACTGAATCTTTCGGGAGCAGATCTGTGAAAAGATCAATGTTGAAATGAAAAGTATCCCCCGCAGCCGGAAGATAGGATTGATCCAGGGTTATTTGAGAAAAAGTGAATACCGGTATTATTAGAAATAACTGAAGGGCCAGGGTAGATTTATTCACGTCTATGATGCGTTTTGGGAATGGAAGAATGGCAGTATAACGTAAGCCGGTTAAAAATTATTCACTAAGATTGCGTTTATTCAGGGTTAACAGCGTAGCTCGCGAATACGGTTCAATTTAATCTTTTAAAAGGACTATCTGAACTGAAAGGCTTTTTATGCCTTTAATCACTTGTTAAGGAATAATTATAAAAAAGAAATGAAGGATCAGTTCAAAGCATTTTCAATCGGAGTTCAAATGCCGGGTGAAAAAGGAGATTTTTCCAGGGATAAAGTGGCTGACTTCCTGTTTCAGCATCTGGATCAGTTTGGCGACAGGAGGGAGGACATTATGAAATGTCTCGATTACGCATTGAGCAAGGATGCAGGACGTGGAGGAATGGTAATCACAGGATCAGAAAATGGCGAGATTAAAGGAGTGGTGGTAATAAATAAAACCGGAATGTCAGGTTACATACCGGAAAATATCCTGGTGTATATTGCCGTCCATGGCGATACGCGCGGTAAGGGGCTTGGCAAGAAGCTGATGCAGGTAGCCATAGACAATATCGAGGGCAGCGTAGCCCTGCATGTGGAACCGGAGAATCCAGCCAAATTTCTCTATGAAAAATTAGGCTTTACAAATAAGTACCTGGAAATGCGCTACATGAAACCCTGATTGTCTCATCAACAAAAAGCTTCAAATTTTATTTATTTTTACACTTACAGCCGCTGTTTAACCAGAGGCACTCTTTTATGGCATTCTTAACACTTTACCGGGACAGGCTCAGGCACAACTATGATTTTCTGGACAAATTATTCAGTGAAAACCAGGTTGCCTGGGGCGTTGTTACCAAAATGCTCTGCGGCAACCGTGCTTACATTCAGGAGGTACTGGACCTGGGGCCAAAGGAAATCAGCGACTCCCGTATCAGCAATCTTCAGGTGATAAAGAAGCTAAAGCCGGAAGTGCAAACCGTTTACATTAAGCCGCCACCCATCAGAAGCATTCAGCGACTGGTGAAGTATGCTGACGTCAGTTTCAACACAGAATTCTCTACGATCAAGGCGCTCAGTGAAGAGGCTCAGCGCCAGAAGAAAATCCACAAGGTTATCATCATGATTGAAATGGGCGACTTGCGCGAAGGCGTGATGGGCGACAATCTGGTCAACTTCTACAACCGGGTGTTTGAATTACCAGGTATTGAAGTGATTGGGATCGGCACCAACCTCAACTGCCTTCATGGTATTATGCCATCACAGGATAAGCTCATCCAACTCAGTCTTTACAAGCAGATTATTGACCTGAAGTTCAATACCAAAATTCCATGGATTACGGGTGGATCATCGGTTACGATTCCACTTCTGCTCAGGAATCAGTTGCCTAAAGGAGTCAATCATTTCCGTATTGGCGAGACGCTCTACTTTGGCCTTGATCTCTTTACAAGCGAGGTAATAGACGGGATGAAACCTGACGTATTTGAACTATGTGTCGAGATCATTGAATTAATTGAAAAACCAATGCTGCCCTCCGGAGAACTCGGTTATAATCCCCAAGGCGAACAGTTGGAATTTGATGATACACTTTATGGTAAAACATCGCACAGAGCCATTGTTGATATTGGCGTATTGGATGTAGATCCAAAATATCTGGTTCCTAAAAATGATGACTTCGAGATCGTGGGGGCCAGTTCTGATATGCTGGTTGTGGATTTGGGCCAGAATGAATCGCGATTTAAAGTGGGCGATCTTCTCAAATTCGATCTGAAATATATGGGAGCGCTTGCCTTGCTCAACAGCAACTACATAGAAAAAAGGATAAGCTGAATTCATCGCTTTTTCCCAGGCTTTTCCGCCAAATTTGCAATTCCGTAAATTATACAGCCAATTCATTTCAACACCGCTTTTCAATGAAAAAGGATCCGGAATTAAGTGCCAGGGAAGTTGCTGACCGCTTGCAGCAATTCGGTCTTTTTAAAGACATCCCCGAAAGCCAGCTTTTATGGCTTGCGAAGCATGGTGATCTGAAACGGTATAACGGAGGCGATTATATCTTTAAAAGAGGAGATGAAATCCGGTTCATGCATCTTGTGCTGGAAGGCAAGATTATCATGCGCACAGAGCAAAACCAGCAATTCCGTGATGTGGGAGAAATAAAAGCTGGCCAGGTCACGGGACTTTTGCCGTATTCGCGGGCGAAGCTTGCGCAAGGTTATGGAATGGCCGCTAACGGTACACTGATCCTGCAGGTTTCGCGAGAGCATATAAAGGAGATGATCAATGCCTGCCATGAAATAACCGAAGTTCTAGTACATACGATGACCTCGCGCGTCAGGGATTTTACCTGGCAGGCCATGCAGAATGAAAAACTGGCGGCCCTCGGCAAAATATCCGCAGGGTTGGCACACGAGCTCAATAATCCGGCTTCGGCAATACTGCGCACCAGCGAGGAATTAAAAAAGCATGTGAAAAGTGTTCCTGCCAAGTTTAAGAACATCATTTCTGTGCAACTAACTCCTGAGCAGATTGGAGAGGTAAACCGGTTGTATAGCGAGAAACTACATGCGTACGGCACTGAAAAGCTGACCATGATGGAGCGCACAGATCGGGAGGACGAACTGCTTGAGTGGTTTGAGGATAATAATATTAATGAGGTTGATGATCTTTCTGTCGTATATGCGGCCAGTGGATTTACAACTGATGATCTTGAAGACATTAGCAAAACGGTAGGACCAGAATACCGGCAGCCCGTACTGGAATGGCTGCACAATTTGTTGGTGACACAAAAACTTGTGCAGGAAATCCATGACGCCTCTTCCCGGATCTCTGCATTGGTGAATTCGGTGAAGGAATACAGCCACATGGATCAGAGCCAGGACCGGCAGGACCTGAATATCCGAACGGGGATCGAAACTACCCTTACGATGCTGAATCATAAGCTCCGCAAAAAGAA encodes:
- a CDS encoding T9SS type A sorting domain-containing protein, with product MNKSTLALQLFLIIPVFTFSQITLDQSYLPAAGDTFHFNIDLFTDLLPKDSVILEPQFWDFASELKNQANSNWAFTTPSANPYGNYFPDATVAVHLEMDSVHLFFRTDSQGLHAVGLYSLNSLFTGPIESNPHELYYPASFTLGDTVKRLSGAEIETTIGIPVQVIRSVEKVFTGIGFGNLLTPEALFQNVLLVKTETHTIDSAFAQFGPVVLFVDRQVEHTVNFDWLRNGTPALLLNILADSSGREPIRASYTAHFADHARYPQISYISDSSLCSGDILEIGISDTSGSHADNIYVIQLSTLANDFRNPLTLQTVEANSDTLVKVVIPEDINWNTSMPYLVRVISGIPERIGPTSPQMLSLTSFPDAVTSPDKTICKGDTVTLLAGGGQNYYWSPATGLDDRYRYNPRAFPEQTTLYTLIAGNACGLDFDSVLITVDPLPVTSSISGPPKAQAGQTATYTVANHPKTSYTWTVTGGQQISGGSTNTAGIRWDQTSSGKVEVIETDSNGCTSEKQSLNVQVETGIPESERPAVIRIYPNPADDMLNLDIPARSHSAISIELVDITGRVVVAHEKLRPRGEAFTMQLSLAGIPAGIYHLKLMGNGEISVHTVVVQE
- a CDS encoding GNAT family N-acetyltransferase, whose protein sequence is MPGEKGDFSRDKVADFLFQHLDQFGDRREDIMKCLDYALSKDAGRGGMVITGSENGEIKGVVVINKTGMSGYIPENILVYIAVHGDTRGKGLGKKLMQVAIDNIEGSVALHVEPENPAKFLYEKLGFTNKYLEMRYMKP
- a CDS encoding alanine/ornithine racemase family PLP-dependent enzyme, with translation MAFLTLYRDRLRHNYDFLDKLFSENQVAWGVVTKMLCGNRAYIQEVLDLGPKEISDSRISNLQVIKKLKPEVQTVYIKPPPIRSIQRLVKYADVSFNTEFSTIKALSEEAQRQKKIHKVIIMIEMGDLREGVMGDNLVNFYNRVFELPGIEVIGIGTNLNCLHGIMPSQDKLIQLSLYKQIIDLKFNTKIPWITGGSSVTIPLLLRNQLPKGVNHFRIGETLYFGLDLFTSEVIDGMKPDVFELCVEIIELIEKPMLPSGELGYNPQGEQLEFDDTLYGKTSHRAIVDIGVLDVDPKYLVPKNDDFEIVGASSDMLVVDLGQNESRFKVGDLLKFDLKYMGALALLNSNYIEKRIS
- a CDS encoding ATP-binding protein, translating into MKKDPELSAREVADRLQQFGLFKDIPESQLLWLAKHGDLKRYNGGDYIFKRGDEIRFMHLVLEGKIIMRTEQNQQFRDVGEIKAGQVTGLLPYSRAKLAQGYGMAANGTLILQVSREHIKEMINACHEITEVLVHTMTSRVRDFTWQAMQNEKLAALGKISAGLAHELNNPASAILRTSEELKKHVKSVPAKFKNIISVQLTPEQIGEVNRLYSEKLHAYGTEKLTMMERTDREDELLEWFEDNNINEVDDLSVVYAASGFTTDDLEDISKTVGPEYRQPVLEWLHNLLVTQKLVQEIHDASSRISALVNSVKEYSHMDQSQDRQDLNIRTGIETTLTMLNHKLRKKNIKVQVDIDPALPEICGYVSELNQVWTNLIDNAADAMNEGGALSIRADVKDGKATISFADNGVGIPENLQEQIFDPFFTTKKMGEGTGLGLDIVRKIIQHHEGEIEVHSKPGNTEFRIMLPVQ